One genomic segment of Hevea brasiliensis isolate MT/VB/25A 57/8 chromosome 3, ASM3005281v1, whole genome shotgun sequence includes these proteins:
- the LOC131178290 gene encoding uncharacterized protein LOC131178290, translating into MARTKRKSPVVAAASSSSSASDNVPVAALRKKMKGKQNVPQSKSASESSHSSKGVKSPKSTPEKKTTVQKQGMDAKRKMGIEKLSGSVDKALLDCKFVKWENFNQVNIHFKELFEFQGWLDVCEYANEYYPRLVQEFYRTMRTVDNEDRFEVILNTNSYSVSVELIATALKLPNDGNKISSHKDVARVAGFNLVEFENEVFPANTAKNEKSTSTKALQHIKIIHSMVNYVFCPKSGSYGYLSHLDMCIMWHIVNKVRLNLAYLIFKNMCKAYGIGKLPYAHLLTAVFKELKVNVTKEISRADLIVLREIHSETDGRKTRFEKGGSSSAKVDSGSASEVLNEIQGIKATVNEHFSATSQSLDILRKFVDVVDYKVSHLLTQNEELKKLILALQQAKELGVPTKVEAATQVSTDKGESNKVEESPADMACESGKVAEAELEPVVDAPDEQASDQVLEPEIGPTADVPTDLDGKKVVATESELPKESETVLESEQAVEPPPAPPVEPAAVPTQQQEPSLKEHQASAQTQLSAAAAPAAKKGKKRYKSTVSNPYQTLAAALQPPSEDDEAEKNDQVADQAPPAPVIKLPRKKMVPSKSTRRSTRLK; encoded by the coding sequence ATGGCTCGCACCAAACGAAAATCCCCTGTTGTTGCAGCCGCTTCATCTTCCTCGTCAGCCTCCGACAATGTTCCTGTCGCGGCATTGCGGAAGAAAATGAAAGGTAAGCAAAATGTGCCGCAATCAAAATCAGCTAGTGAGTCTTCTCACTCGTCCAAGGGTGTCAAATCCCCTAAATCGACGCCAGAAAAGAAAACGACAGTACAAAAGCAAGGGATGGATGCCAAAAGAAAAATGGGTATCGAAAAACTTTCCGGTTCAGTGGATAAAGCACTGTTGGATTGCAAATTCGTCAAATGGGAGAACTTTAATCAGGTAAACATTCACTTTAAAGagctttttgagtttcaaggCTGGTTGGATGTGTGTGAATATGCAAATGAGTACTACCCTAGGCTTGTACAAGAATTTTATAGAACCATGAGAACTGTTGATAATGAGGATCGATTTGAAGTGATTTTGAATACAAATTCATATAGTGTTTCTGTTGAACTGATAGCCACGGCTTTGAAATTGcccaatgatggaaataaaatttcctcacataaggatgttgctagggTGGCAGGGTTTAATCTGGTTGAATTTGAAAATGAGGTGTTCCCTGCTAACACTGCCAAAAATGAGAAATCCACCAGTACCAAAGCCCTCCAGcatatcaaaattattcacagtatggtgaattATGTGTTCTGTCCGAAATCTGGCAGTTATGGCTATCTGAGTCACTTggacatgtgtattatgtggcacattgtGAATAAAGTTAGGTTGAATTTAGCTTACTTAATCTTCAAAAACATGTGCAAAGCCTATGGGATTGGGAAACTGCCTTATGCACATTTGTTAactgctgtgtttaaagagctaAAGGTGAATGTCACTAAGGAAATCTCTAGGGCTGACTTGATAGTGCTTAGAGAAATACATTCCGAAACTGATgggagaaaaacaagatttgaaaAGGGTGGTTCCTCCTCTGCTAAAGTTGATTCTGGTTCTGCTAGTGAAGTTTTGAATGAAATTCAAGGGATAAAGGCTACTGTTAATGAACATTTTAGTGCAACAAGTCAGTCCCTTGACATTCTCAGAAAATTTGTGGATGTGGTTGACTATAAAGTGAGTCACCTGCTCActcaaaatgaggagttaaaGAAGCTGATTCTGGCTCTTCAGCAGGCCAAGGAACTTGGAGTTCCAACTAAAGTTGAGGCTGCTACTCAGGTTTCTACTGATAAGGGAGAAAGTAACAAAGTTGAAGAGTCTCCTGCTGATATGGCATGTGAAAGTGGTAAAGTTGCTGAAGCAGAACTTGAACCTGTAGTGGATGCCCCTGATGAGCAAGCTAGTGACCAGGTTCTTGAACCTGAGATTGGTCCTACAGCTGATGTACCTACTGACCTTGATGGTAAAAAAGTTGTAGCAACTGAAAGTGAATTACCAAAGGAAAGTGAAACGGTTCTAGAATCTGAACAAGCTGTTGAACCTCCACCTGCACCACCAGTTGAGCCAGCTGCTGTTCCTACACAGCAACAGGAACCTTCTCTCAAAGAACACCAAGCTAGTGCTCAAACTCAACTATCTGCAGCTGCTGCCCCTGCAGCAAAGAAAGGTAAGAAAAGGTACAAGTCAACCGTGTCAAATCCGTACCAGACCCTCGCTGCTGCTCTTCAACCCCCTTCTGAAGATGATGAGGCCGAGAAAAATGATCAAGTAGCTGACCAAGCCCCTCCGGCCCCTGTTATTAAACTGCCTAGGAAGAAAATGGTGCCTTCAAAATCCACTCGCCGGAGTACCAGACTTAAATAG